A single genomic interval of Candidatus Hydrogenedentota bacterium harbors:
- a CDS encoding PQQ-binding-like beta-propeller repeat protein has protein sequence MRTLPALVSLLLVLACPAPAEDWPAYLHDNARGGISREALPMPLAPVWTHVPRHAPEPAWPAPAKQDIWHEIRELSPVVVYDRAYHAVSAGDAVYFASSADDQVYCLDAATGEVRWSFFAEGPVRLAPVVDGNRLYFSADDGFAYCLNAADGKLVWRHSPVNPDRRLPGNGRIISHAPARTGVLVEKGTVIYFAGLFAPDNVWRCALDAATGKPLLSAGQTSVSPQGYLLAATNRVFVPTGRTAPFMFDRDTLEPKGALPGPGGAYAVLADDAVVSGPGRSSGNQLDYADPATGEAVATFPGIRMLVDGNIAYLQSKEEVSALDRGRYLEVSRQLNARNAELRELVKQQKALPKSDTAGQESLAAGIAGLEGTVAGLQKDLEACYLWRKPMANPYSMIMAGDTLFLGGEDSVTGLRASDGEAVWRGETPGKIYGLSAANGRLFASSHLGPIHCFGAAGGEAKTVAPARENPWSPEPLKAAGGAAKHLLEQAGVSKGYALLLGAGDGAFAAELVRQSGLNVVCVESDPAVAETARRSLAAAGLYGARVSVQVVPSGPLPHTTGMMDLVARVPDAPDTVPFTADEAWRVLRPYGGVMCVAGDADALKNWLAAGRAHDAKVKSAHGDWAFGLKGAPEGAGEWTQLYADSGHTACSMDGVRGPMGVQWFGQPGPRDIVDRHHRPMASLFKNGRLHITGDDKIITVAAHNGFPLWELDVPDSRRVGSMKNAGQMLLADDALYVARGGECWVVDPETGSVEKTLAAPLPEDLAGDWGYLNRDGDLLLGSGQAADASFSELSLATVNMLEGDYRPVVLSRCLFAVDRHSGKKKWLWRGGAVMNSMITVADGRLYFLESRNETALRDAARSGRMRVDRFCKENAWLVALDLKTGKKAWERAVELPFHHIAHLCSSGGVLLASGSYNDGDKLFYGLRAYDTASGRDRWNVDYRGMNIRCTEYSEIGGSHGEQWQHPVIMGDTAFIRPYAFDLATGEKRDYIAYRGGHGCGGLTGSANYLFGRGDVPRMYPVDVASTEGIPLTNVSRPGCWLNIIPAGGIIMIPESSSGCTCAYPLQTSLALAPLEQIGGVFAR, from the coding sequence GTGAGAACTTTACCGGCCCTGGTGTCACTGCTGCTTGTTTTGGCGTGTCCGGCCCCGGCGGAGGACTGGCCCGCATACCTCCATGACAACGCCCGCGGCGGCATCTCCCGCGAGGCCCTGCCCATGCCCCTGGCCCCGGTGTGGACCCATGTCCCGCGCCACGCGCCGGAACCCGCCTGGCCCGCACCGGCGAAACAGGACATTTGGCACGAAATCCGCGAGCTCAGCCCGGTGGTGGTCTATGACCGCGCCTATCATGCGGTCTCCGCGGGGGACGCGGTTTATTTCGCCTCGTCGGCGGACGACCAAGTTTACTGTCTCGACGCCGCCACGGGGGAAGTCCGCTGGTCCTTCTTCGCCGAGGGGCCCGTGCGGCTCGCGCCGGTGGTGGACGGAAACCGCCTCTATTTTTCCGCCGATGACGGCTTCGCCTACTGCCTGAACGCCGCCGACGGAAAACTGGTCTGGCGCCATTCCCCCGTGAACCCTGACCGCCGTCTGCCGGGCAACGGGCGGATCATCTCCCACGCCCCGGCCCGCACAGGCGTGCTGGTGGAGAAGGGCACGGTCATCTATTTTGCGGGGCTTTTCGCGCCGGACAATGTGTGGCGCTGCGCCCTGGACGCCGCCACGGGGAAGCCGCTCCTCTCCGCGGGACAGACCTCGGTCTCGCCGCAGGGCTATCTGCTGGCCGCCACCAACCGGGTCTTCGTCCCCACGGGCCGCACCGCGCCGTTCATGTTTGACCGGGACACGCTGGAGCCGAAAGGCGCCCTGCCGGGACCGGGCGGCGCCTATGCGGTGCTGGCGGACGACGCCGTGGTCAGCGGGCCGGGACGCAGTTCTGGCAACCAATTGGACTACGCCGACCCCGCCACAGGCGAGGCCGTCGCCACGTTTCCCGGCATCCGCATGCTGGTGGACGGCAACATTGCCTACCTCCAGTCAAAGGAGGAGGTTTCCGCCCTGGACCGGGGCCGGTATCTGGAGGTCTCCCGCCAGTTGAACGCGCGGAACGCCGAACTCCGGGAACTGGTGAAACAGCAGAAGGCCCTGCCGAAATCGGACACGGCGGGCCAGGAATCGCTCGCGGCGGGCATCGCCGGGCTGGAGGGGACCGTCGCCGGACTCCAGAAGGACCTGGAGGCCTGTTATCTCTGGCGGAAACCCATGGCCAACCCCTATTCCATGATCATGGCCGGGGACACCCTTTTCCTCGGCGGCGAGGACAGTGTCACCGGACTGCGCGCCTCGGACGGCGAAGCGGTCTGGCGCGGGGAGACGCCGGGAAAGATTTACGGGCTGAGCGCCGCGAACGGGCGCCTCTTCGCCAGCAGCCACCTCGGCCCCATCCACTGCTTCGGCGCGGCGGGCGGTGAGGCGAAAACAGTCGCCCCTGCCCGGGAAAACCCATGGAGTCCGGAGCCCCTCAAAGCGGCGGGCGGCGCCGCAAAACACCTGCTTGAACAGGCCGGCGTCTCCAAGGGCTACGCCCTGCTCCTGGGCGCGGGGGACGGCGCCTTCGCCGCCGAACTCGTCCGGCAAAGCGGCCTGAACGTCGTCTGCGTGGAATCCGACCCCGCCGTGGCCGAAACAGCGCGCCGCAGTCTTGCGGCGGCGGGCCTCTACGGCGCCCGCGTGTCGGTGCAGGTGGTGCCCTCCGGCCCGCTTCCCCATACCACGGGCATGATGGACCTCGTCGCCCGCGTCCCGGACGCCCCGGACACGGTCCCCTTCACGGCGGACGAGGCGTGGCGGGTGCTGCGTCCCTATGGCGGGGTGATGTGTGTCGCGGGCGATGCGGACGCGTTAAAAAATTGGCTCGCCGCGGGACGGGCGCATGACGCCAAAGTGAAAAGCGCCCACGGCGACTGGGCCTTCGGGCTGAAAGGCGCGCCGGAGGGCGCGGGCGAGTGGACCCAGTTGTACGCCGACAGCGGCCACACGGCGTGCAGCATGGACGGGGTGCGCGGGCCCATGGGCGTGCAGTGGTTCGGACAGCCCGGCCCCCGCGACATCGTGGATCGCCACCACCGGCCCATGGCCTCCCTGTTCAAGAACGGCCGCCTCCACATCACCGGCGACGACAAAATCATCACCGTCGCCGCGCACAACGGCTTCCCCCTCTGGGAACTGGACGTGCCGGACTCGCGGCGCGTGGGCTCCATGAAGAACGCGGGGCAGATGCTCCTCGCCGACGACGCCCTCTATGTCGCGCGTGGCGGCGAGTGCTGGGTGGTGGACCCGGAAACGGGCAGCGTGGAGAAAACACTGGCGGCGCCCCTGCCGGAGGACCTCGCCGGGGACTGGGGCTATCTCAACCGGGACGGGGACCTGCTCCTGGGTTCCGGACAGGCGGCCGACGCCTCGTTCAGCGAGTTAAGCCTGGCCACGGTGAACATGCTCGAGGGGGACTACCGTCCCGTGGTCCTCAGCCGCTGCCTCTTCGCCGTGGACCGGCACTCTGGAAAAAAGAAATGGCTCTGGCGCGGCGGCGCGGTCATGAACAGCATGATCACCGTCGCGGACGGCCGCCTGTATTTCCTGGAAAGCCGCAATGAGACCGCGCTGCGCGACGCGGCCCGCTCCGGACGGATGCGGGTGGACCGGTTTTGCAAGGAGAACGCCTGGCTCGTCGCCCTGGACCTGAAAACGGGCAAAAAGGCCTGGGAGCGCGCCGTGGAGCTGCCCTTCCACCACATCGCGCACCTGTGCTCCAGCGGGGGCGTCCTGCTGGCCAGCGGCTCCTACAACGACGGGGACAAACTTTTCTACGGCCTGCGCGCCTATGACACGGCCTCGGGACGCGACCGCTGGAACGTGGACTACCGGGGCATGAACATCAGATGCACGGAGTACTCCGAGATTGGAGGGTCACACGGCGAGCAGTGGCAGCACCCGGTCATCATGGGGGACACGGCCTTCATCCGCCCCTACGCGTTTGACCTGGCCACGGGGGAGAAGCGCGACTACATCGCCTACCGGGGCGGTCACGGCTGCGGCGGGCTCACCGGCTCGGCCAACTATCTCTTCGGGCGCGGCGACGTGCCCCGCATGTACCCCGTGGACGTGGCCAGCACCGAGGGCATCCCCCTGACCAATGTGTCACGGCCCGGATGCTGGCTCAACATCATCCCGGCGGGGGGCATCATCATGATCCCCGAGTCCAGCTCCGGATGCACCTGCGCCTACCCCCTGCAGACCTCGCTGGCCCTCGCGCCGCTGGAACAAATCGGGGGCGTTTTCGCGCGGTAG
- a CDS encoding helix-turn-helix domain-containing protein encodes MDTMLTVEEVAEILKVKPITVRQMYREKRLRAFKMGKAWRTTLPMLEEDIAHISRGESPPALSDAPEGSGPAPRRPRRAAKPKAAAGTPAPSVEVPAPEPVEEAAPTPAAPEDVMPSAAAEEPVPYGVEPATVSDETPEEAPEKGRKRRAKEKEPEEASDQQLLF; translated from the coding sequence ATGGACACCATGCTGACGGTGGAAGAGGTGGCGGAAATCCTGAAGGTCAAGCCCATCACGGTGCGGCAGATGTACCGTGAGAAACGCCTGCGCGCGTTCAAGATGGGCAAGGCGTGGCGCACGACCCTGCCCATGCTGGAGGAGGACATCGCCCACATCAGCCGGGGCGAGAGCCCCCCCGCCCTGTCCGACGCGCCGGAGGGAAGCGGGCCCGCGCCGCGCAGGCCCCGCCGCGCCGCAAAACCCAAGGCGGCGGCGGGCACCCCCGCACCGTCGGTGGAGGTCCCGGCACCGGAGCCTGTGGAGGAGGCCGCGCCAACCCCGGCCGCGCCGGAGGACGTCATGCCCTCCGCCGCCGCGGAGGAGCCGGTCCCCTACGGGGTGGAGCCCGCAACTGTTTCTGATGAGACGCCGGAAGAGGCTCCCGAAAAGGGGCGGAAACGCCGCGCAAAGGAAAAGGAGCCGGAAGAGGCCAGCGACCAGCAGTTGCTGTTTTGA